One Qipengyuania gaetbuli genomic region harbors:
- a CDS encoding cytidine deaminase — protein sequence MSDDDLIAAARGAAANSYSPYSNFAVGAALLFADGSVVTGTNIENASYGLALCAETVAVSKAMADGVRGGLVAVAVTGPGEMPITPCGRCRQVLNELAQLGGTDPAILCVGPDEVRRTTLTALLPDAFGPASLV from the coding sequence ATGAGTGACGACGACCTGATCGCCGCCGCCCGAGGGGCCGCCGCGAACTCCTATTCGCCCTATTCCAATTTCGCCGTGGGGGCCGCCCTGCTGTTTGCCGATGGCAGCGTGGTGACGGGCACCAATATCGAGAACGCCAGCTATGGCCTCGCGCTGTGTGCAGAGACGGTGGCGGTGTCCAAGGCCATGGCCGACGGTGTGCGCGGAGGCCTTGTGGCAGTTGCCGTGACCGGGCCGGGCGAAATGCCGATCACGCCATGCGGCCGCTGTCGCCAGGTGCTCAATGAACTGGCGCAGCTGGGCGGTACCGACCCGGCAATCCTGTGCGTGGGGCCCGATGAAGTGCGGCGCACCACTTTGACCGCACTGCTACCCGATGCTTTCGGCCCGGCGAGCCTCGTGTGA
- a CDS encoding UPF0262 family protein yields MTESASTSTDYRIAQIDLDEETIIWRNADIEQERRIAIFDLIEDNTFKPLRAVERGATGPYHLKLAVRDGRLLMTVANTDGVMVEELLLGLARFRRPIREYFAICDSYYQAIRKATAMEIETIDMARRGVHNRAAELLLERLEGKVETDFATARRLFTLICVLHIKG; encoded by the coding sequence ATGACCGAATCCGCCAGCACCTCCACCGATTATCGCATCGCCCAGATCGATCTCGACGAAGAGACGATCATCTGGCGCAATGCGGATATCGAGCAGGAACGCCGGATCGCCATCTTCGACCTGATCGAGGACAATACCTTCAAGCCGCTGCGCGCGGTCGAGCGCGGCGCGACGGGCCCCTACCACCTCAAGCTGGCGGTGCGCGACGGGCGGTTGCTGATGACCGTGGCCAATACCGATGGCGTAATGGTGGAAGAGCTTCTGCTCGGCCTTGCGCGCTTCCGCCGTCCGATCCGCGAATACTTCGCCATTTGCGACAGCTATTATCAGGCGATCCGCAAGGCGACCGCGATGGAGATCGAGACGATCGACATGGCCCGGCGCGGAGTCCACAACCGCGCAGCCGAACTCCTGCTTGAACGGCTCGAAGGCAAGGTGGAAACCGACTTCGCCACCGCGCGCCGGCTGTTCACCCTCATCTGCGTCCTGCACATCAAGGGCTGA
- a CDS encoding glycoside hydrolase family 25 protein: MMARRKKKASRGWAFKLVLFLAVAGAAAATWKWNEDRNWRPDEEAYPDQGALVGEEDANVDFTVLKGLGASFVYLEASKGARDKDAAFSDHLAAAREAGLQVGATHEFDPCVTADGQSANFVTIVPRDTQLLPPVIRLARTADDCPERVSDAAVQSELLTLVNQIEAHTGAPVILAPSESFEERYRPAARLERALWLEGDLDEPDYAGRPWTIWTANAAHTSEAADTPLRWLVVQP, from the coding sequence ATGATGGCGCGGCGCAAGAAAAAGGCCTCACGCGGCTGGGCATTCAAGCTGGTGCTGTTTCTCGCCGTGGCTGGCGCGGCCGCAGCCACGTGGAAGTGGAACGAGGATCGCAACTGGCGACCCGACGAAGAGGCCTACCCCGACCAGGGTGCGCTGGTGGGCGAAGAGGACGCGAACGTCGATTTCACCGTGCTCAAGGGGCTGGGCGCAAGCTTCGTCTACCTCGAGGCCAGCAAGGGTGCGCGAGACAAGGACGCGGCCTTCTCCGACCACCTCGCCGCCGCGCGCGAGGCGGGGCTTCAGGTCGGCGCGACCCATGAATTCGACCCCTGCGTCACGGCCGACGGGCAAAGCGCGAATTTCGTGACCATCGTGCCCCGCGACACGCAGCTCCTGCCGCCCGTCATCCGCCTGGCGCGAACGGCTGACGACTGTCCCGAGCGCGTGTCCGATGCTGCGGTACAAAGCGAGCTCCTGACGCTCGTCAACCAGATCGAAGCGCATACGGGCGCCCCGGTCATCCTTGCGCCGAGCGAGAGTTTCGAGGAGCGCTATCGTCCGGCGGCAAGGCTGGAGCGCGCGCTGTGGCTGGAAGGCGACCTGGACGAGCCCGACTACGCAGGGCGTCCCTGGACCATCTGGACAGCCAATGCCGCCCACACCAGCGAGGCCGCGGACACGCCGCTGCGCTGGCTGGTCGTCCAGCCCTGA
- a CDS encoding S66 peptidase family protein: protein MTTRRAALGGMAAALGALAAPFPALAKSRRIAPRLRQGDTVALVAPASAASEREIANSEFTLCGMGLIPKTGANVAARSGYLAGTDAQRAADINAAFADETVKAIFAVRGGWGGARLLPLLDWEMIRRNPKLFVGYSDNTALHLAIAEKAGFPTLHSPNAASPWPRSSWESLWHLAFAGAVPVLGGAGEEPELAQGPQGRTIREGTARGRLLGGNLTVLSTLMGTPWVPDFDGAILFLEDVNEAEYRIDRMLQQLQLAGVLGRLSGVVFGRCRSCASDEPDYAGFTLDEVLDQHLTPLGIPAFVGSNIGHHRGQLALPHGAKVEIDAGARTIRLLEPIVA from the coding sequence GTGACCACGCGCCGTGCCGCACTCGGCGGCATGGCAGCCGCATTGGGGGCGCTGGCCGCACCTTTCCCCGCGCTGGCAAAATCGCGCCGTATCGCGCCGCGCCTCAGGCAGGGCGACACCGTGGCACTGGTCGCCCCGGCAAGCGCAGCCTCGGAACGCGAAATCGCCAATTCGGAATTCACGCTGTGCGGCATGGGCCTCATTCCCAAGACCGGTGCCAATGTGGCCGCGAGGTCCGGCTACCTCGCCGGGACCGATGCCCAGCGCGCAGCCGACATCAACGCAGCCTTCGCGGACGAGACCGTGAAGGCTATCTTCGCCGTTCGCGGGGGTTGGGGCGGGGCACGGCTCCTTCCCTTGCTCGACTGGGAGATGATCCGGCGTAATCCCAAGCTGTTCGTGGGCTATAGCGACAATACCGCGCTGCACCTCGCCATCGCGGAGAAGGCCGGATTTCCCACTCTGCACTCGCCCAATGCAGCCAGCCCGTGGCCGCGGAGCAGTTGGGAGAGCCTGTGGCACCTCGCCTTTGCAGGTGCTGTCCCGGTACTTGGCGGTGCAGGAGAGGAGCCCGAATTGGCCCAAGGTCCGCAGGGACGGACTATCAGGGAGGGCACGGCTCGGGGCAGGCTGCTCGGCGGCAATCTCACCGTGCTTTCCACTTTGATGGGCACGCCATGGGTGCCGGATTTCGACGGTGCAATCCTGTTCCTGGAGGACGTGAACGAGGCGGAATACCGGATCGACCGGATGCTCCAGCAATTGCAGCTGGCGGGGGTTCTGGGCCGGTTGTCGGGTGTCGTCTTCGGCCGGTGCCGCAGCTGTGCGAGCGACGAGCCGGACTATGCCGGTTTCACGCTGGACGAAGTGCTCGACCAGCACCTAACTCCGCTCGGTATTCCGGCGTTCGTCGGATCCAACATCGGCCACCACCGCGGGCAGCTGGCGCTGCCGCACGGTGCTAAAGTGGAAATCGATGCCGGGGCGCGGACGATCCGGCTGCTCGAACCGATCGTCGCCTGA